A DNA window from Cobetia marina contains the following coding sequences:
- the rpsL gene encoding 30S ribosomal protein S12 — protein sequence MATVNQLVRKPRKRQASKSDVPALQACPQKRGVCTRVYTTTPKKPNSALRKVCRVRLTNGFEVSSYIGGEGHNLQEHSVVLIRGGRVKDLPGVRYHTVRGALDTSGVQNRKQGRSKYGAKRPKA from the coding sequence ATGGCAACCGTAAACCAGCTCGTGCGCAAGCCGCGCAAGCGTCAGGCGTCCAAGAGTGACGTCCCTGCGCTGCAGGCATGCCCGCAGAAGCGTGGCGTGTGTACTCGCGTATACACCACTACCCCGAAGAAGCCGAACTCCGCACTCCGTAAGGTCTGCCGTGTTCGCCTGACCAACGGCTTCGAAGTCTCTTCCTACATCGGCGGTGAAGGTCACAACCTTCAGGAACACTCTGTTGTTCTGATCCGTGGCGGTCGTGTGAAGGATTTGCCGGGTGTCCGTTACCACACCGTTCGTGGTGCACTGGATACCTCTGGCGTGCAGAACCGTAAGCAGGGCCGTTCCAAGTACGGCGCCAAGCGTCCGAAGGCGTAA
- the rpsG gene encoding 30S ribosomal protein S7, which translates to MPRRRVAAKREILPDPKFGSERLAKFMNHLMISGKKSAAERIVYGALDRVAERSNDEPLDLFDKALEAIQPMVEVKSRRVGGATYQVPVEVRPSRRQALAMRWLVDAARKRGEKTMVQRLSGEILDAAEGKGSAVKKREDVHRMAEANKAFSHYRF; encoded by the coding sequence ATGCCTAGAAGACGTGTAGCAGCTAAGCGCGAAATCCTGCCGGATCCGAAGTTCGGAAGCGAGCGCCTGGCCAAGTTCATGAACCACCTGATGATCAGCGGCAAGAAGTCTGCAGCCGAGCGCATCGTTTACGGTGCCCTCGACCGTGTTGCCGAACGCTCCAATGATGAGCCGCTGGATCTCTTCGACAAGGCGTTGGAAGCCATCCAGCCGATGGTTGAGGTGAAGTCCCGTCGTGTCGGTGGTGCTACCTACCAGGTGCCGGTCGAAGTTCGTCCGTCCCGTCGCCAGGCACTGGCCATGCGTTGGCTGGTGGACGCTGCGCGCAAGCGCGGCGAAAAGACCATGGTGCAGCGCCTCTCTGGCGAGATCCTGGATGCCGCTGAAGGCAAGGGTTCTGCTGTGAAGAAGCGTGAAGACGTGCACCGCATGGCAGAAGCCAACAAGGCCTTCTCCCACTACCGCTTCTAA
- the fusA gene encoding elongation factor G: MARKTPLKRYRNIGICAHVDAGKTTTTERVLFYTGLSHKVGEVHDGAATMDWMEQEQERGITITSAATTCFWQGMNKQFDEHRINIIDTPGHVDFTVEVERSLRVLDGAVVVLCGSSGVQPQTETVWRQANRYEVPRMIFVNKMDRAGADFFMVVEQVRKRLGANAVPIQINWGAEDEFKGVIDLIKMKAIVWDEDNHGMNYELIDIPAELQDTAAEWREHMLESAAEASEELMDKYLEEGDLTEEEVKAALRQRTLANEICLVTCGSAFKNKGVQAVLDAVIEYMPSPLEVKAIEGELDDKDGTIETREADDKAPFAALAFKIATDPFVGTLTFIRVYSGVLKSGDGVFNSVKSKKERVGRIVQMHSNSREEIKEVYAGDIAACIGLKDVTTGDTLCDPDNKIVLERMEFPEPVISVAVEPKSKADQEKMGVALGKLAQEDPSFRVETDEESGQTIISGMGELHLDILVDRMRREFNVEANIGKPQVAYRETIRTKVEQEGKFVRQSGGRGQFGHVWLRIEPLTAEDKGDDEEMTFKFESEIVGGAVPKEYVPAVEKGAAEQLKNGVIAGYPMIDVKVTLFDGSYHDVDSNETAFKVASSMAIKAGAPKAGAVLLEPLMKVEVVTPEDFMGDVMGDLNRRRGLVQGMDDSSTGKIINALVPLGEMFGYATDLRSQTQGRASYSMEFAKYDEAPNSIVEAVINQK, encoded by the coding sequence GTGGCACGCAAGACTCCACTTAAGCGTTACCGCAACATCGGTATCTGTGCCCACGTCGACGCCGGTAAGACTACCACTACCGAGCGCGTCCTGTTCTACACCGGCCTGTCCCACAAGGTCGGCGAAGTCCACGATGGTGCTGCCACCATGGACTGGATGGAGCAGGAACAGGAACGTGGCATCACGATCACCTCTGCGGCGACCACCTGCTTCTGGCAGGGCATGAACAAGCAGTTCGACGAGCACCGTATCAACATCATCGATACTCCGGGGCACGTTGACTTCACTGTTGAAGTCGAGCGTTCACTGCGTGTTCTCGATGGCGCGGTCGTGGTGCTGTGTGGTTCTTCCGGTGTCCAGCCGCAGACAGAGACTGTCTGGCGTCAGGCCAACCGTTACGAAGTTCCGCGCATGATCTTCGTCAACAAGATGGACCGCGCTGGCGCGGACTTCTTCATGGTCGTCGAACAGGTGCGCAAGCGCCTGGGCGCGAACGCCGTGCCGATCCAGATCAACTGGGGCGCGGAAGACGAGTTCAAGGGCGTCATCGACCTGATCAAGATGAAGGCGATCGTCTGGGACGAAGACAATCACGGCATGAACTATGAGCTGATCGACATTCCGGCTGAGCTGCAAGACACAGCTGCCGAATGGCGTGAGCACATGCTCGAGTCTGCTGCTGAAGCGTCCGAAGAACTGATGGACAAGTACCTTGAAGAAGGCGACCTGACCGAGGAAGAAGTCAAGGCTGCGCTGCGTCAGCGTACCCTGGCCAACGAAATCTGCCTCGTGACCTGTGGTTCTGCCTTCAAGAACAAGGGTGTCCAGGCGGTTCTGGATGCGGTCATCGAATACATGCCGTCTCCGCTTGAAGTCAAGGCCATCGAAGGTGAGCTTGACGACAAGGACGGTACCATCGAGACCCGCGAAGCTGACGACAAGGCTCCGTTCGCGGCGCTGGCGTTCAAGATCGCGACCGACCCGTTCGTGGGTACCCTGACCTTCATCCGCGTCTACTCGGGCGTGCTGAAGTCTGGCGATGGCGTCTTCAACTCCGTCAAGAGCAAGAAGGAGCGTGTCGGTCGTATCGTCCAGATGCACTCCAACTCTCGTGAGGAGATCAAGGAAGTCTATGCTGGCGATATCGCCGCATGTATCGGTCTGAAAGACGTGACCACCGGGGATACCCTGTGTGATCCGGACAACAAGATCGTGCTTGAGCGCATGGAATTCCCTGAGCCGGTCATCTCCGTCGCCGTCGAGCCGAAGTCCAAGGCCGACCAGGAAAAGATGGGTGTCGCACTGGGCAAGCTGGCCCAGGAAGATCCGTCCTTCCGCGTCGAGACCGACGAAGAGTCTGGTCAGACCATCATCTCCGGTATGGGTGAGCTTCACCTGGATATCCTCGTTGACCGCATGCGTCGCGAGTTCAATGTCGAGGCGAACATCGGCAAGCCGCAGGTGGCTTACCGTGAGACCATCCGCACCAAGGTCGAGCAGGAAGGCAAGTTCGTTCGTCAGTCCGGTGGTCGTGGTCAGTTCGGTCACGTCTGGCTTCGCATTGAGCCTCTGACTGCAGAGGACAAGGGCGACGACGAAGAAATGACCTTCAAGTTCGAGTCCGAGATCGTCGGTGGTGCGGTTCCGAAGGAATACGTGCCGGCCGTCGAGAAGGGTGCCGCTGAGCAGCTCAAGAATGGTGTCATCGCCGGTTATCCGATGATCGACGTCAAGGTCACGCTGTTCGATGGTTCCTACCACGACGTCGACTCCAACGAGACCGCGTTCAAGGTTGCCTCTTCCATGGCGATCAAGGCCGGTGCCCCGAAAGCGGGTGCAGTGCTGCTTGAGCCGCTCATGAAAGTCGAAGTCGTCACGCCTGAAGATTTCATGGGTGACGTCATGGGCGACCTGAACCGTCGTCGTGGCCTCGTTCAGGGCATGGATGATTCTTCCACTGGCAAGATCATCAATGCACTGGTGCCGCTGGGTGAGATGTTCGGTTATGCGACCGACCTGCGCTCACAGACCCAGGGCCGCGCAAGCTACTCCATGGAGTTTGCGAAATACGACGAAGCGCCGAACAGCATCGTCGAAGCCGTCATCAACCAGAAGTAA
- the tuf gene encoding elongation factor Tu translates to MAKEKFERSKPHVNVGTIGHVDHGKTTLTAALTRVSAEVFGGDARAFDSIDNAPEERERGITISTAHVEYQSEVRHYAHVDCPGHADYVKNMITGAAQMDGAILVCSAADGPMPQTREHILLSRQVGVPFIVVFLNKADMVDDEELLELVEMEVRELLSEYDFPGDDTPIVIGSALMALEGKDDNGMGTTAVANLIKALDAYIPEPERAIDQPFLMPIEDVFSISGRGTVVTGRIERGLVKTGEEIEIIGVRDTTKTTVTGVEMFRKLLDEGRAGENVGALLRGTKRDDVERGQVLAKPGSIKPHTKFEAEVYVLSKEEGGRHTPFFKGYRPQFYFRTTDITGTCELPEGVEMVMPGDNVQMVVSLIAPIAMEDGLRFAIREGGRTVGAGVVAKIVE, encoded by the coding sequence GTGGCTAAGGAAAAATTTGAGCGTTCGAAGCCGCACGTCAACGTCGGCACCATTGGTCACGTCGATCACGGCAAGACCACTCTGACTGCGGCACTGACTCGTGTCTCTGCAGAAGTTTTCGGTGGTGACGCGCGTGCGTTTGACTCCATCGATAACGCCCCGGAAGAGCGTGAGCGTGGTATCACCATCTCCACCGCTCACGTGGAATACCAGTCCGAAGTGCGTCACTACGCGCACGTCGACTGCCCGGGTCACGCTGACTACGTCAAGAACATGATCACCGGTGCTGCCCAGATGGACGGCGCTATCCTGGTCTGTTCCGCAGCTGACGGCCCCATGCCGCAGACTCGCGAGCACATCCTGCTGTCCCGTCAGGTCGGCGTTCCGTTCATCGTTGTCTTCCTGAACAAGGCTGACATGGTCGATGACGAAGAACTGCTCGAGCTGGTCGAGATGGAAGTGCGCGAACTCCTGAGCGAGTACGACTTCCCGGGTGACGACACTCCGATCGTCATCGGTTCTGCTCTGATGGCTCTGGAAGGCAAGGACGACAACGGCATGGGTACTACCGCCGTTGCCAACCTGATCAAGGCCCTGGATGCGTACATCCCGGAGCCGGAGCGTGCTATCGACCAGCCGTTCCTGATGCCGATCGAAGACGTCTTCTCCATCTCTGGCCGTGGTACCGTCGTGACTGGCCGCATCGAGCGTGGTCTGGTCAAGACTGGCGAAGAGATCGAGATCATCGGCGTGCGTGACACCACCAAGACTACCGTTACCGGTGTCGAGATGTTCCGCAAGCTGCTGGACGAAGGTCGTGCTGGTGAGAACGTTGGCGCTCTGCTGCGTGGCACCAAGCGTGATGACGTCGAGCGTGGTCAGGTTCTGGCCAAGCCGGGCTCCATCAAGCCGCACACCAAGTTCGAAGCAGAAGTCTACGTTCTGTCCAAGGAAGAAGGCGGTCGTCACACTCCGTTCTTCAAGGGCTATCGTCCGCAGTTCTACTTCCGTACCACTGACATCACTGGTACCTGTGAGCTGCCGGAAGGCGTCGAGATGGTCATGCCGGGCGACAACGTCCAGATGGTCGTGTCTCTGATCGCTCCGATCGCCATGGAAGATGGTCTGCGCTTCGCTATCCGTGAAGGCGGTCGTACCGTCGGCGCTGGCGTCGTGGCCAAGATTGTCGAGTAA
- the rpsJ gene encoding 30S ribosomal protein S10, with protein sequence MQNQKIRIRLKAFDHRLIDQSSAEIVETAKRTGAQVRGPIPLPTRRERYTILVSPHVNKDARDQYEIRTHKRVLDIVEPTEKTVDALMKLDLAAGVDVQIKVD encoded by the coding sequence ATGCAAAACCAGAAGATTCGCATCCGGTTGAAAGCATTCGACCACCGTCTGATCGACCAGTCCTCTGCAGAGATCGTTGAAACTGCAAAGCGTACCGGTGCTCAGGTTCGTGGCCCGATCCCGCTGCCGACCCGTCGCGAGCGTTACACCATCCTGGTATCTCCGCACGTCAACAAGGACGCGCGTGACCAGTATGAGATTCGTACCCACAAGCGCGTTCTCGACATCGTCGAGCCGACAGAGAAGACTGTCGACGCGCTGATGAAGCTTGACCTGGCCGCCGGTGTGGACGTCCAGATCAAGGTTGACTGA
- the rplC gene encoding 50S ribosomal protein L3, which produces MSIGLVGKKAGMTRVFTEAGASVPVTVIEVEPNRIVTIKSVETDGYNAIQVTTGSRKAKHLTKATAGQYAKAGVEAGRSLMEFRLEEGDEAPAVGGELTVSLFEAGQKIDVTGTSKGKGFQGAVKRWNFRTQDATHGNSLSHRAPGSIGNCQTPGRVFKGKKMAGQMGNVRSTVQSLEVVRVDAERNLLLVKGAVPGAPGGEVIVRSAVKAR; this is translated from the coding sequence ATGTCTATCGGTTTAGTCGGTAAGAAGGCCGGGATGACCCGCGTCTTCACCGAAGCTGGCGCATCCGTGCCGGTTACCGTGATTGAAGTTGAGCCGAACCGCATCGTGACCATCAAGTCCGTCGAGACTGATGGCTACAATGCGATTCAGGTGACAACTGGTTCCCGCAAGGCCAAGCACCTCACCAAGGCAACTGCTGGTCAGTATGCCAAGGCGGGTGTTGAGGCTGGTCGTTCCCTGATGGAGTTCCGCCTGGAAGAAGGCGATGAAGCTCCTGCAGTGGGCGGCGAACTCACCGTATCCCTCTTTGAAGCTGGTCAGAAGATTGACGTGACTGGCACCTCCAAGGGTAAAGGTTTCCAGGGCGCAGTTAAGCGCTGGAACTTCCGCACCCAAGACGCTACCCACGGTAACTCACTGTCGCACCGCGCGCCGGGTTCCATCGGTAACTGTCAGACCCCGGGCCGCGTCTTCAAAGGTAAGAAGATGGCTGGCCAGATGGGCAACGTCCGTTCCACCGTCCAGAGCCTGGAAGTGGTCCGCGTCGACGCTGAGCGCAATCTTCTGTTGGTCAAGGGTGCCGTTCCAGGTGCTCCGGGCGGCGAAGTGATCGTGCGTTCCGCTGTGAAAGCTCGCTGA
- the rplD gene encoding 50S ribosomal protein L4: MNLNLAGAGGAVDVSDATFGKDFNEALVHQVVTAYLAGARQGTVAQKTRSDVSGGGKKPWRQKGTGRARAGTIRSPLWRSGGVTFAARPQDHSHKVNRKMYRAAMRSILSELVRQDRLVAVDAITVDAPKTKLLIAKLQELGLEKALIVTEEQDVNLYLAARNIPYVDVVNVAGADPVSLVGYDKVLMTVAALRKFEENLG, encoded by the coding sequence ATGAATCTTAATCTTGCAGGTGCAGGCGGCGCAGTAGACGTCTCCGATGCTACCTTTGGTAAGGACTTCAACGAGGCTCTGGTTCACCAGGTCGTCACCGCCTATCTGGCTGGTGCGCGTCAGGGTACCGTGGCTCAGAAGACCCGTTCTGACGTGTCCGGCGGTGGCAAGAAGCCGTGGCGTCAGAAAGGTACTGGCCGCGCTCGTGCCGGTACCATCCGTTCCCCGCTGTGGCGTTCTGGCGGTGTGACCTTTGCAGCACGTCCTCAGGACCACTCGCACAAGGTCAACCGCAAGATGTATCGCGCTGCCATGCGTTCCATCCTGTCCGAGCTGGTCCGTCAGGATCGCCTGGTCGCGGTCGACGCAATCACTGTCGATGCTCCGAAGACCAAGCTGCTGATCGCCAAGCTCCAGGAACTGGGCCTTGAGAAAGCGCTGATCGTCACAGAAGAGCAGGACGTCAATCTGTACCTGGCTGCGCGCAACATCCCGTATGTTGACGTCGTCAATGTCGCTGGCGCTGACCCGGTCAGCCTCGTCGGTTACGACAAGGTGCTGATGACTGTCGCTGCCCTGCGCAAGTTCGAGGAGAACCTGGGATGA
- the rplW gene encoding 50S ribosomal protein L23: MNQERVFKVLLGPHMTEKAAVAAENNQYVFKVASDATKPEIKKAVEELFGKKVDRVQVLNMKGKTKRTARGVGRRAGYRKAYVTLAAGETIEDFSGAE, from the coding sequence ATGAATCAGGAACGCGTATTCAAGGTCCTGCTTGGTCCTCACATGACCGAGAAGGCCGCGGTCGCTGCCGAGAACAACCAGTACGTGTTCAAGGTTGCCAGCGACGCGACAAAGCCCGAAATCAAGAAAGCCGTCGAAGAGCTGTTTGGCAAGAAAGTCGATCGTGTTCAGGTTCTGAACATGAAAGGCAAGACCAAGCGCACCGCTCGCGGTGTTGGTCGTCGCGCTGGTTATCGCAAGGCCTATGTAACTCTGGCCGCCGGCGAGACCATCGAAGACTTCTCTGGCGCCGAGTAA
- the rplB gene encoding 50S ribosomal protein L2, translating to MAIVKTKPTSAGRRHLVKVVNDELFKGRAYAPLLEKQSKSGGRNNNGRITTRHIGGGHRHHYRLVDFKRNKDGIPAIVERLEYDPNRSANIALVKYLDGERRYIIAPKGVSAGDRLESGVNAPIKKGNALPLRNVPVGSTVHCVELKPGKGAQIARSAGTSAQVVARDGNYTTLRLRSGEMRKVLSECRATLGEVGNSEHSLRQLGKAGAKRWRGVRPTVRGVAMNPVDHPHGGGEGRTSGGRHPVSPWGVPTKGHKTRKNKRTDKLIVRRRKAK from the coding sequence ATGGCAATTGTTAAGACAAAACCTACCTCCGCCGGTCGCCGCCACCTGGTAAAAGTCGTCAATGACGAACTTTTCAAAGGTCGCGCGTACGCTCCGCTGCTTGAAAAGCAGTCAAAGTCCGGTGGTCGTAACAATAATGGTCGCATCACTACTCGCCACATCGGCGGTGGTCATCGTCACCATTACCGTCTGGTCGACTTCAAGCGCAACAAGGATGGCATTCCGGCCATCGTCGAGCGCCTGGAATACGATCCGAACCGTAGCGCGAACATCGCGCTGGTGAAGTACCTCGACGGCGAACGTCGCTACATCATTGCACCGAAAGGTGTCTCTGCTGGCGACCGTCTCGAGTCCGGTGTCAACGCACCGATCAAGAAAGGCAACGCTCTGCCGCTGCGCAATGTCCCGGTGGGTTCCACCGTTCACTGTGTAGAGCTGAAGCCGGGCAAGGGCGCTCAGATCGCTCGTAGTGCAGGTACCAGTGCCCAGGTCGTGGCACGTGACGGTAACTACACCACGTTGCGTCTGCGCTCTGGCGAGATGCGTAAGGTGCTGTCCGAATGCCGTGCAACACTCGGCGAAGTGGGCAACTCCGAGCACAGCCTCCGTCAACTGGGCAAGGCCGGTGCTAAGCGTTGGAGAGGCGTGCGCCCGACCGTTCGCGGTGTCGCGATGAACCCTGTCGATCACCCGCATGGTGGTGGTGAAGGTCGTACCTCTGGTGGCCGTCATCCGGTCAGCCCGTGGGGCGTCCCGACCAAGGGTCACAAGACTCGCAAGAACAAGCGCACCGATAAGCTTATCGTCCGTCGCCGCAAGGCCAAGTAA
- the rpsS gene encoding 30S ribosomal protein S19, whose product MPRSLKKGPFIDLHLLKKVETAVEKNDRKPIKTWSRRSMILPNMVGLTIAVHNGRQHVPVLVSEEMVGHKLGEFAATRTYRGHAADKKAKR is encoded by the coding sequence GTGCCACGTTCACTGAAGAAAGGTCCATTTATTGACCTTCATCTGCTGAAGAAGGTTGAGACAGCAGTGGAAAAGAACGACCGCAAACCGATCAAGACCTGGTCGCGTCGTTCCATGATCCTGCCGAACATGGTCGGGCTCACCATTGCCGTCCATAACGGTCGCCAGCATGTCCCGGTTCTCGTTTCTGAGGAAATGGTCGGTCACAAGCTCGGCGAGTTTGCTGCCACCCGCACATACCGCGGGCACGCTGCAGATAAAAAAGCCAAACGGTAA
- the rplV gene encoding 50S ribosomal protein L22 — protein MEVAAKLRGARLSAQKARLVADQVRGKPVAEALNLLAFSPKKAAKIVRKVLQSAIANAEENNGMDIDELRVSTICVDEGMTLKRIQPRAKGRADRILKRTCHITVKVAEK, from the coding sequence ATGGAAGTAGCTGCTAAGCTGCGCGGCGCTCGTTTATCCGCCCAGAAGGCCCGTTTGGTGGCTGACCAGGTGCGCGGTAAGCCGGTCGCCGAGGCGCTGAATCTGCTCGCTTTCTCACCGAAGAAGGCCGCGAAGATTGTTCGCAAGGTTCTGCAGTCCGCGATCGCGAATGCGGAAGAAAACAACGGCATGGACATTGACGAGCTTCGCGTCTCGACTATCTGTGTCGACGAGGGCATGACGCTCAAGCGCATCCAGCCACGTGCCAAAGGCCGTGCGGATCGCATCTTGAAGCGCACTTGTCATATCACCGTCAAGGTAGCCGAGAAGTAG
- the rpsC gene encoding 30S ribosomal protein S3 yields MGQKVNPTGFRLGIVKDHTSVWYAEGATYADKLNNDLQVRGFLEERLKSASVSRISIERPANNARITIHTARPGIVIGKKGEDVDRLRREVSEMMGVPVHINIEEIRKPELDAKLVAANVAGQLERRVMFRRAMKRAVQNAMRLGAKGIKIQLSGRLGGAEIARTEWYREGRVPLHTLRADIDYSTFEAHTTYGIIGVKVWIFKGEILGGIEEVRAKAKQPASAPKKKGK; encoded by the coding sequence ATGGGTCAGAAAGTTAATCCGACAGGTTTCCGACTGGGTATTGTCAAGGATCATACCTCTGTCTGGTACGCCGAAGGCGCTACCTATGCCGACAAACTGAACAACGATCTGCAGGTGCGTGGATTCCTGGAAGAGCGTCTGAAAAGCGCTTCCGTGAGCCGCATCAGCATCGAGCGTCCGGCAAACAACGCCCGTATTACCATTCACACTGCCCGTCCGGGTATCGTGATCGGTAAGAAAGGTGAAGATGTCGATCGCCTTCGTCGTGAAGTTTCCGAGATGATGGGCGTTCCCGTCCACATCAACATCGAGGAGATTCGCAAGCCGGAACTCGATGCCAAGCTGGTCGCTGCCAATGTGGCAGGTCAGCTCGAGCGTCGTGTCATGTTCCGTCGTGCGATGAAGCGTGCTGTGCAGAACGCAATGCGTCTGGGCGCCAAGGGCATCAAGATTCAGCTCTCCGGTCGTCTCGGCGGTGCCGAAATCGCCCGTACCGAATGGTACCGCGAAGGCCGCGTTCCGCTTCACACCCTGCGTGCTGACATTGATTACTCCACCTTCGAAGCTCACACCACCTACGGCATCATTGGTGTCAAGGTCTGGATCTTCAAAGGCGAGATCCTCGGTGGCATCGAAGAGGTGCGAGCCAAGGCGAAGCAGCCCGCGTCCGCACCCAAGAAGAAAGGCAAGTAA
- the rplP gene encoding 50S ribosomal protein L16 has protein sequence MLQPKRMKFRKMQKGRNRGLAHRGSKVSFGEFGLKATGRGRITARQIEAGRRAITRHVKRGGKIWIRVFPDKPISNKPLEVRMGKGKGSVEYWVAQIQPGKVLYEIEGVSEELAREAFSLAAMKMPISTTFVKRTVM, from the coding sequence ATGTTACAGCCCAAGCGTATGAAATTCCGCAAGATGCAGAAAGGTCGCAATCGTGGCCTGGCGCATCGCGGAAGCAAGGTAAGCTTTGGTGAGTTTGGCCTGAAAGCCACCGGCCGTGGTCGTATCACCGCTCGTCAGATCGAAGCTGGCCGTCGTGCCATCACTCGTCACGTCAAGCGTGGCGGTAAGATCTGGATCCGCGTCTTCCCAGACAAGCCGATTTCCAACAAGCCGTTGGAAGTTCGTATGGGTAAAGGTAAGGGTTCTGTCGAGTACTGGGTCGCACAGATCCAGCCCGGCAAGGTCCTTTACGAGATCGAAGGTGTATCCGAAGAGCTGGCCCGTGAAGCATTCAGTCTGGCCGCTATGAAGATGCCGATCTCCACCACCTTTGTTAAGCGGACGGTGATGTGA
- the rpmC gene encoding 50S ribosomal protein L29, whose amino-acid sequence MKAQELREKSVEALQEQLFELLREQFNLRMQKATGQLSQVHLLKQTRRQIAQVKTVLNQKSGE is encoded by the coding sequence ATGAAAGCCCAAGAACTCCGTGAAAAGTCAGTCGAGGCGCTCCAGGAGCAGTTGTTCGAACTGCTGCGTGAGCAATTCAATCTGCGCATGCAGAAGGCTACCGGTCAGCTGAGCCAGGTTCACCTGCTCAAGCAGACTCGTCGCCAAATTGCTCAGGTTAAGACTGTGCTCAACCAGAAGTCAGGTGAGTAA
- the rpsQ gene encoding 30S ribosomal protein S17, translating into MAEETKARTLTGKVVSDKMEKSIVVMVERRERHPIYGKYLRRSTKLHAHDEANQARIGDTVSIAETRPLSKKKAWTLVEVVEQAKG; encoded by the coding sequence ATGGCCGAAGAAACTAAAGCACGCACACTCACCGGCAAGGTGGTGAGTGACAAGATGGAAAAATCCATCGTTGTCATGGTCGAGCGCCGTGAGCGTCACCCGATCTATGGCAAGTACCTGAGACGCTCCACCAAGCTGCACGCCCATGATGAGGCGAATCAGGCTCGGATCGGTGACACCGTCTCTATCGCCGAGACTCGTCCGCTGTCCAAGAAGAAAGCCTGGACCCTGGTCGAGGTGGTTGAACAGGCCAAGGGTTGA
- the rplN gene encoding 50S ribosomal protein L14, with the protein MIQTQTMLDVADNSGARRVQCIKVLGGSHRRYARVGDIIKVTVKEAIPRGKVKKGQVMKAVVVRTKAGVRRNDGSVIRFDGNAAVLLNNTNEQPIGTRIFGPVTRELRSEKFMKIISLAPEVL; encoded by the coding sequence ATGATTCAGACTCAGACAATGCTGGATGTCGCCGACAACAGTGGCGCGCGCCGGGTGCAATGCATCAAGGTGCTGGGTGGTTCACACCGCCGTTACGCTCGTGTTGGAGACATCATCAAGGTCACCGTCAAAGAAGCTATCCCGCGTGGCAAGGTCAAGAAAGGCCAAGTCATGAAGGCAGTGGTCGTTCGTACCAAAGCCGGTGTCCGTCGTAATGACGGTTCCGTGATCCGCTTCGACGGTAATGCGGCCGTTCTGTTGAATAACACCAACGAACAGCCGATCGGTACCCGTATCTTCGGCCCGGTTACCCGTGAACTTCGCAGTGAGAAGTTCATGAAGATCATTTCCCTGGCGCCCGAAGTGCTGTAA
- the rplX gene encoding 50S ribosomal protein L24 produces MQKIKRDDEVIVIAGKDKGKRGTISKVLKGERLLVSGVNMIKRHTKPNPMLGTQGGIVEREAPIHASNVAIFNQETGKADRVGIQVQEDGTKVRIFKSTQKLIDA; encoded by the coding sequence ATGCAAAAGATCAAACGTGACGATGAAGTCATCGTCATCGCCGGGAAGGACAAGGGCAAGCGCGGTACCATCAGCAAGGTGCTGAAAGGTGAGCGTCTGCTAGTGTCCGGTGTGAACATGATCAAGCGTCACACCAAGCCCAACCCGATGCTGGGCACCCAGGGGGGTATCGTCGAGCGCGAGGCTCCGATTCACGCGTCCAACGTGGCCATCTTCAACCAGGAGACCGGCAAGGCGGATCGTGTCGGTATCCAGGTTCAGGAAGACGGTACTAAGGTACGCATCTTTAAGTCGACTCAGAAGCTGATCGACGCCTAA